A window of Oncorhynchus keta strain PuntledgeMale-10-30-2019 chromosome 27, Oket_V2, whole genome shotgun sequence contains these coding sequences:
- the LOC118359674 gene encoding SPRY domain-containing protein 4-like isoform X2 — MAMLFGMGHYCRLAGRVMRALSRRQTRGTLLPATRWYSTQTTGDKLQFKLDDRTAHSSLDLFKKDTGVIYRILGIDPSHVQQNPERFRDWAVVFGDGQITGGRHYWEVTVEKSSEFRLGVALVAMSRDDCVGTNSSSWVFGYVQRKWFAMTTNQRVPVTLVGKPDRVGILLDYEAGLISLVDIPKAKVIHSMRAMFKGPLCPAFGLWDGELLTHSGLGEPEGLK, encoded by the exons ATGGCAATGCTCTTTGGTATGGGACATTATTGTCGCCTGGCAGGACGAGTTATGCGCGCACTATCCCGCAGACAAACGCGTGGTACGCTTCTTCCAGCGACAAGATGGTATAGCACCCAAACGACTGGCGATA agctgCAGTTTAAGCTGGATGACAGGACAGCCCACAGCAGTCTGGACCTCTTTAAGAAGGACACAGGCGTCATCTACCGCATCTTGGGCATAGACCCCAGCCATGTCCAACAAAACCCTGAGCGCTTCCGGGATTGGGCCGTGGTGTTCGGAGACGGGCAAATCACAGGTGGCCGCCACTACTGGGAGGTGACGGTTGAGAAGTCCTCAGAGTTCCGTTTGGGTGTGGCCTTAGTGGCAATGTCAAGGGATGACTGTGTAGGCACCAACAGCTCCTCCTGGGTGTTCGGCTACGTCCAGCGTAAGTGGTTTGCAATGACAACCAACCAGAGGGTGCCGGTGACTCTGGTGGGGAAGCCTGACCGCGTGGGCATCCTGTTGGACTACGAGGCCGGCTTGATAAGCCTGGTGGACATCCCAAAGGCCAAGGTGATCCACAGCATGAGGGCCATGTTCAAGGGGCCTCTCTGCCCAGCATTTGGCTTGTGGGATGGAGAGCTGCTTACACACTCAGGTCTGGGGGAGCCCGAAGGCTTGAAGTGA
- the LOC118359674 gene encoding SPRY domain-containing protein 4-like isoform X1 gives MPIIITRRPASYGDPVLINNVISKVYNVDFNYRQDVTLFWLVMLYNALELQFKLDDRTAHSSLDLFKKDTGVIYRILGIDPSHVQQNPERFRDWAVVFGDGQITGGRHYWEVTVEKSSEFRLGVALVAMSRDDCVGTNSSSWVFGYVQRKWFAMTTNQRVPVTLVGKPDRVGILLDYEAGLISLVDIPKAKVIHSMRAMFKGPLCPAFGLWDGELLTHSGLGEPEGLK, from the exons ATGCCGATCATAATTACCCGACGTCCTGCCAGCTACGGTGACCCTGTGTTGATTAACAATGTTATTTCAAAGGTTTACAACGTAGATTTCAATTATCGACAGGATGTCACTCTGTTTTGGCTTGTTATGTTGTATAACGCTTTGG agctgCAGTTTAAGCTGGATGACAGGACAGCCCACAGCAGTCTGGACCTCTTTAAGAAGGACACAGGCGTCATCTACCGCATCTTGGGCATAGACCCCAGCCATGTCCAACAAAACCCTGAGCGCTTCCGGGATTGGGCCGTGGTGTTCGGAGACGGGCAAATCACAGGTGGCCGCCACTACTGGGAGGTGACGGTTGAGAAGTCCTCAGAGTTCCGTTTGGGTGTGGCCTTAGTGGCAATGTCAAGGGATGACTGTGTAGGCACCAACAGCTCCTCCTGGGTGTTCGGCTACGTCCAGCGTAAGTGGTTTGCAATGACAACCAACCAGAGGGTGCCGGTGACTCTGGTGGGGAAGCCTGACCGCGTGGGCATCCTGTTGGACTACGAGGCCGGCTTGATAAGCCTGGTGGACATCCCAAAGGCCAAGGTGATCCACAGCATGAGGGCCATGTTCAAGGGGCCTCTCTGCCCAGCATTTGGCTTGTGGGATGGAGAGCTGCTTACACACTCAGGTCTGGGGGAGCCCGAAGGCTTGAAGTGA